A single genomic interval of Lewinellaceae bacterium harbors:
- a CDS encoding DUF4177 domain-containing protein has protein sequence MFEYKFIQIKSKGFFTFGLNQDYHQIIRDHAKLGWRFCQIVPIEWDSQGKWREVELVLERPANWEEEAAFVFNQHQD, from the coding sequence ATGTTTGAATACAAGTTCATTCAGATCAAATCCAAAGGCTTCTTCACGTTCGGACTAAACCAGGATTACCACCAGATTATTCGTGATCATGCGAAACTGGGTTGGCGCTTTTGTCAAATCGTACCCATTGAATGGGATAGTCAGGGGAAATGGCGAGAAGTTGAACTGGTATTGGAACGTCCTGCCAACTGGGAAGAGGAAGCTGCATTCGTCTTCAATCAGCATCAGGATTGA
- a CDS encoding SusC/RagA family TonB-linked outer membrane protein, translating into MKRLLLSLVLFVCTVASIMAQRTVTGTVTDISGDPLIGANILIKGTSNGVVTEIDGSFSIQVPDKYNVLLFSYTGFESKELEIPASNVLDVSLAEGITLSEAVVTALGITREKKSLSYAAQEVEPKALNISRSSGFIDALSGKVAGVQLVGSPSSGFREGNIRIRGVNGLNGVDPLYVLDGTPVDAGAINMDNVESVSILKGPAATALYGQRAAGGVVVVTSKKGASGSGLGIEFNSSSTFDRVSLIPAYQNEYAGGYSQEFLKFSFNPAIHPASWSAFEGQNLLDYSGDESWGPRMDGSLYRPYYSWYEGPDFGKEIPLVPQPNNVKDFFDTGKNLNNNVSFSGGGENFNFRVNYNNITKTLVLPNTRQAKNIITVNGTYDLSKFLTVGANINYKNTDQQGNILEGYGAGLTGSFNQWFQRQVQIDKLRNYKNADGTFNSWNIQSPENTKPLYWDNPYYDLYENVPHYNEGRIYGDVNVTLNFSEHLKVQGFVRSDLQSWTGDSRYTEGGLGTPYFSTYNGSNSEWNYEGLVSYSNRSNQLSYDFNIGGNIRNDNDRRFSAGTVGGLAIPGFYNIASSVDKPNVSAANYEKVVRSVYGRGSVGYKDFLYLEASVRNDWSSALPAGNNSYLYPMVGVSFVFSELLGANNIISNGKVRYSFAQVGSDLSPHQINPVYSAPASSFYGSLPAMFVPSTLRNEALKPQLTSTHEAGLEMSFLNNRLGFEVTYYKDLNIDQILPLSVPSSSGYETAIVNAGKITRKGIELQINGTPVQTRDFSWDIGFNLAQNQSLVEELAEGLDNRVIGGSGYEGGPFWGGISLNARVGDEWGTIIGRQFRRDDNGNRLVDEDGYFLYDANQDLGTILPDFTGGIFNAIEYKGIQLLASFDFQKGGQFYSTSGMFNAYSGLGAETVGNNDKGNPKRDDPSTGGGVRADGYFENGQPNDVYLSADEYYKSLFGLHENWLFDASYFKLRELSIGYNFNPKKLGINFASKLNISLVGRNLLFFSPTKDRGFDPSELERYWYEGGQLPQTRGLGFNISLGF; encoded by the coding sequence ATGAAAAGACTCTTACTCTCATTGGTCTTATTCGTGTGTACTGTTGCCTCGATTATGGCTCAGCGCACCGTAACGGGTACCGTTACCGACATAAGCGGAGATCCTCTGATCGGAGCAAACATCCTGATCAAAGGCACGAGCAATGGTGTTGTAACGGAAATTGATGGATCGTTTTCCATTCAAGTTCCCGATAAGTACAATGTATTGCTGTTCAGCTACACTGGATTTGAATCCAAGGAGTTGGAAATACCAGCTTCCAATGTTTTGGACGTTTCCCTGGCTGAAGGGATCACCTTATCCGAGGCTGTCGTCACGGCACTGGGAATCACCCGGGAGAAAAAATCGCTCTCCTATGCCGCTCAGGAAGTTGAACCCAAAGCATTGAATATTTCCCGCAGCTCCGGCTTTATCGACGCCTTGAGTGGTAAGGTTGCCGGGGTTCAGCTGGTGGGCTCCCCCAGTTCCGGATTTCGCGAAGGCAACATCCGTATCCGTGGTGTAAACGGCCTGAATGGCGTCGATCCGCTGTATGTACTGGATGGCACACCAGTCGATGCCGGCGCCATCAATATGGACAACGTGGAGTCGGTATCCATCCTGAAAGGACCAGCAGCAACGGCATTATACGGCCAGCGTGCTGCCGGCGGTGTTGTGGTGGTAACCAGTAAAAAAGGTGCCTCCGGAAGTGGTCTTGGCATTGAGTTTAACTCATCCAGCACCTTCGATCGCGTATCCTTGATCCCGGCCTATCAGAACGAATATGCCGGCGGTTACAGCCAGGAGTTCCTGAAATTCTCCTTCAACCCGGCCATACACCCCGCATCCTGGTCTGCCTTTGAGGGCCAGAATCTGCTGGATTATTCCGGCGACGAAAGCTGGGGTCCGCGTATGGACGGCTCATTGTACCGGCCCTATTACAGCTGGTATGAAGGTCCTGATTTTGGGAAAGAAATACCTTTGGTACCTCAGCCCAATAACGTTAAAGACTTCTTTGACACGGGAAAGAATCTGAATAACAACGTATCCTTCTCCGGAGGTGGTGAAAACTTTAATTTCCGGGTGAACTACAACAACATAACCAAAACGCTGGTACTACCTAATACCAGACAGGCAAAGAACATTATTACCGTAAACGGTACTTATGACCTGTCGAAGTTTTTAACGGTGGGTGCTAACATCAATTACAAAAACACCGATCAGCAGGGCAACATCCTGGAAGGTTACGGAGCTGGTCTGACCGGCAGCTTCAACCAGTGGTTCCAGCGCCAGGTTCAAATTGATAAGCTGAGAAACTACAAAAATGCGGATGGCACCTTCAATTCCTGGAATATCCAAAGCCCGGAAAATACCAAACCGCTGTACTGGGACAACCCTTACTACGATCTGTATGAGAACGTACCTCACTACAACGAGGGCCGCATCTACGGAGACGTGAATGTCACCTTAAATTTCAGCGAACATTTGAAGGTTCAGGGATTTGTTCGGTCAGACCTGCAAAGCTGGACCGGTGACAGCCGGTATACGGAAGGAGGACTGGGCACCCCATACTTCAGCACTTACAATGGTTCGAACAGTGAATGGAATTATGAAGGTCTGGTTTCGTACTCGAACCGTTCCAATCAGTTGTCTTACGACTTCAACATTGGAGGTAATATCCGGAATGACAATGACAGGCGCTTCTCTGCCGGTACAGTAGGTGGTCTGGCCATACCCGGATTTTACAACATTGCCTCCTCCGTGGACAAACCCAACGTGTCTGCCGCCAACTACGAAAAAGTGGTGCGGTCTGTTTATGGAAGAGGTTCTGTCGGATATAAAGACTTTTTGTACCTCGAAGCATCGGTTCGCAATGACTGGTCTTCCGCCTTACCTGCCGGAAACAACTCCTACCTGTACCCGATGGTGGGTGTGAGTTTTGTGTTCTCGGAATTACTGGGAGCCAATAACATCATCTCCAACGGAAAAGTCAGGTATTCATTCGCACAGGTGGGTAGTGACCTGAGCCCGCATCAAATCAACCCGGTTTACTCGGCTCCGGCTAGCTCCTTCTACGGTAGTTTACCGGCCATGTTCGTTCCGAGCACGCTGCGTAACGAGGCACTCAAACCCCAGTTGACATCGACACATGAAGCTGGACTCGAAATGAGTTTCCTGAACAACCGGCTCGGTTTTGAAGTCACCTACTACAAAGACCTGAACATTGACCAGATCCTGCCGCTTTCAGTACCCAGCTCAAGTGGTTACGAGACAGCCATCGTCAATGCTGGTAAGATCACCCGTAAAGGGATCGAACTCCAGATAAATGGGACACCCGTTCAGACGCGCGATTTCTCTTGGGATATCGGTTTTAACCTGGCTCAAAACCAATCACTGGTGGAAGAGCTGGCAGAAGGGCTGGATAACCGCGTCATTGGCGGTTCCGGCTACGAAGGCGGCCCATTCTGGGGTGGCATTTCCCTCAATGCCCGCGTGGGTGATGAATGGGGTACGATCATCGGCCGTCAGTTCCGTCGTGACGACAACGGCAACAGGTTGGTTGACGAAGACGGGTATTTCCTGTACGATGCCAACCAGGACCTGGGTACCATTTTGCCTGACTTTACCGGCGGTATCTTTAACGCCATTGAATACAAAGGCATTCAGTTGCTTGCTTCCTTTGACTTCCAGAAAGGTGGTCAGTTTTATTCCACCTCAGGGATGTTTAATGCTTATTCCGGCTTAGGAGCAGAAACGGTAGGTAACAACGACAAGGGCAATCCCAAGCGGGATGATCCCTCCACCGGTGGTGGCGTACGCGCAGACGGCTATTTCGAGAATGGACAGCCTAACGATGTTTACCTGAGTGCCGACGAATACTACAAATCGTTGTTCGGATTGCATGAAAACTGGCTGTTTGACGCTTCGTATTTCAAGCTGCGTGAATTGAGCATTGGTTATAATTTCAATCCAAAGAAATTAGGAATCAATTTCGCATCCAAGCTGAACATTTCACTGGTAGGCAGAAACCTGTTGTTCTTCTCTCCAACGAAGGACCGGGGATTTGACCCTTCAGAACTGGAGCGCTATTGGTATGAAGGCGGTCAGCTGCCTCAAACCCGTGGACTTGGATTCAATATTTCATTAGGATTTTAA
- a CDS encoding SusD/RagB family nutrient-binding outer membrane lipoprotein, whose translation MKKLRYTGAILALILVGACSDFGDINIDPNNPSTPSTAALLTGALRSIPGHITAETPELYVQHISQKYYTDGSRYATVNFSYNGYYIGPLIGLQEIIKLLEDPATSPAQLKNGRLEDQIAVARILQSYYYWQMTDAWGPIPYSQALEGRENFRPAFDDQDVVYNGLFTTLSDAAAQIDVSRTVDGDIMLGGDLLKWKKFANSIHLIAALRLSEVAPDKAKAEFVAAMNGGVLESNDDNIFYTHLSDENNDNPWEDRFQTRLDQCVSKPLVDLMNATGDPRLPIYADPAKATGEYVGMPYGLTQDEAGDIPNNNVSFVGSAVRQKTTPTFVITYSQILFSFAEAAHRGWIAGGEAAAEQFYLDAIKANMEQWGAYTDDAYSAFIAQDEVKYDASIAMERIMTQKWVSLYLNGYEAWSEWRRTGFPSLTPPALIIHPTKAIPVRYGYPTSERDLNGENYDAVVAKLGKDDIDVHVWWDK comes from the coding sequence ATGAAAAAACTAAGATATACCGGGGCCATTCTGGCTTTGATCCTGGTCGGCGCATGTTCCGATTTTGGCGATATCAACATTGACCCCAACAACCCTTCAACCCCGAGCACAGCGGCGTTATTGACCGGCGCCCTGCGATCGATCCCGGGGCACATTACCGCTGAGACCCCTGAGCTGTACGTACAGCACATCTCTCAGAAATATTACACCGACGGTTCACGTTACGCCACCGTCAATTTCAGCTACAACGGATATTATATAGGACCATTGATCGGTCTGCAGGAAATCATCAAATTGCTGGAAGATCCGGCAACCAGTCCGGCACAGTTGAAAAATGGACGATTGGAAGACCAGATTGCCGTTGCCAGGATCCTGCAGTCCTATTATTATTGGCAAATGACCGACGCCTGGGGCCCCATTCCTTACTCGCAGGCGCTGGAAGGACGTGAAAACTTCCGCCCGGCATTTGACGATCAGGATGTAGTGTATAACGGACTGTTTACCACGCTGTCGGACGCCGCAGCTCAGATCGATGTTTCCCGTACGGTGGATGGTGACATCATGCTTGGAGGTGACCTCCTGAAATGGAAAAAGTTTGCCAACAGCATCCACCTGATCGCTGCCCTGCGTTTATCGGAAGTGGCACCGGATAAGGCAAAAGCTGAATTTGTAGCTGCTATGAATGGTGGCGTTCTGGAAAGTAATGATGACAATATTTTCTATACACACCTCAGTGACGAAAACAACGACAACCCCTGGGAGGACCGCTTTCAGACGCGTCTTGACCAATGCGTAAGCAAACCGTTGGTGGACCTGATGAATGCAACGGGTGACCCCAGACTACCAATCTATGCGGATCCGGCTAAAGCAACCGGCGAATACGTCGGTATGCCTTACGGCTTGACACAGGATGAAGCAGGGGATATACCTAATAACAATGTATCCTTCGTCGGTAGCGCAGTCAGACAAAAGACTACACCTACTTTTGTGATCACCTATTCCCAGATCCTGTTCTCATTTGCAGAGGCGGCGCACCGGGGATGGATCGCCGGAGGGGAAGCTGCCGCTGAGCAGTTTTATCTCGATGCCATCAAAGCAAATATGGAGCAATGGGGCGCATATACCGATGATGCCTACAGCGCATTCATCGCACAGGATGAGGTAAAATACGATGCATCCATTGCCATGGAACGGATCATGACCCAGAAGTGGGTATCGCTGTACCTTAACGGGTATGAGGCATGGTCAGAATGGAGACGTACCGGATTTCCGTCGTTGACGCCTCCGGCGTTGATAATCCATCCTACCAAAGCCATCCCGGTTCGGTACGGGTATCCGACTTCGGAGCGTGACCTGAATGGTGAAAATTACGATGCAGTAGTCGCTAAACTGGGCAAAGATGACATCGATGTCCATGTCTGGTGGGATAAATAA